Genomic DNA from Dyadobacter sp. CECT 9275:
ATCTGGATTTAATATGAATGACCAAAAAGCGTAAAAGCTTTTCCCTTGTTGGCTTTCTTTCAATGATTCAAGTGCATCAAAAGTGAATTCCAGTATATCACTTTTGGATAGACTTCCGTCAGCGTGTTTTTGATAAATTCCTTTAGTAATTTCTTTAAAGTTGTCTTCTACTTCTTTAAAGTCAGATAATAATTCTTTAGCGGATTGATTAAGTTGATTGAAACGGGGTACAATTTCAAATTCTTCAAATACCTTAACGTCTTCACCTATTTTTATTCGTTGAATTTGTTGTTCAATTTCTAATTTTTTCTCTTCCAACAACTGAATACGCTTTTCGGCATCTTCATTTGTAAACTCAACCAACTCTTTCAATTGATTCAATATGTTATTGAATTTTGATTCAGTACCAACAAACTCTTCCTTTTTCAAGCTTGCTAACCAATCTATGGTTTTGCTTGAATGTGAAGAAAGTTCATAAAAGACTTCACCTTGTTCATCAGGATAATTTGTCAAAAAGCCATTATTCGTCCAATTTTGAATATATTTTTTGGCTTTTTCTTCATAGGTGTCGAAAAAATTGATTTCACTTTCTTCATCTATTTCAATTCTCTGTCCTTCTAAAAAGTCCGCTAATTGAGAATGAATATTTTCAGTTGAAATAGAGCTTTGTTTATTAATGAAAGTTCTAACTAGAAATTCAATAATCATTTCTCTGTTTCGTAAACGTAACAAACCAACACTTGGTGAAGTGTTTAGCGTGTTTAGTATTTGAGAAATGTCTGCCATATATAATTACTTTCTGTGCGTTGGAAAAAATTCAGGCTCTTTTGCTTGCGAAGCGGTCGCCCGTGCGATGGGGCAAGCAAATGTGCCTGAATGTGCGGTTGGCATTATATTTCTGTCGTTCATTTTGTTCACAATCGTTGTCTTTTTAGCATTGGCGGTAACTTGTATATACTCGCTATAAAGTAGCGCCTATACAGCCAAAATTGGGTAGATTGTCGCTATTGAATAGAGTGTATTTAACTTAGACGTATAGTTATTCCAAATATATACAACTTTTAGTACACTATTACAATTGGATGGAGAGTAATGAAGTAATGTGATTCTTATAGGTTATATAATTAATAAAACAAATAACCTTAATATCAACTTATTTAAACTATATTTTCTTTAATAATCTGCTTTAGTTTAATTTCTCTATTATTAATGAATTCTTCAAAATTGTTGAAATCTAAACTAGTATTTTCAGGTATTAATAAATGATCTTTTATGGTTTCACTAAAAACTAATTGCTTATCAATCCAATCCTTTAATGGACTTTTATTTTTTGATTTATTTTGCTCTTCTGATAACAATCCAAGATTAAGTACTGTATTATAATGATTATTATAGAATACTATTTGATCTGCATTCAGTAAAGAATAGGTTTCATAATTAAACTGAGATTTAGGATGTAAATGATCCACATTAGGATTTTTGAACTCAAAATTAAATTTTGGAAATAATATTGAAAGAATATAAAAACTATCCAAATTATCATAAGATGTTCTTAGTATTGTGTCTAACTTTTCGTCATCTATATTAAAACTCTTACTTGTCCCTTTAAAAGTAGTTTTAAAATTTGCTAATGGAAAATCACTAATCCCGTTATCAGTAATTACTTTTTTGAGTTTTATTAAAAACCCGTCAGAACTACCTCCAAAAAGCTTATTTAGTAAGGATATATTTAAATACTGCTTAATTAATTTCTTATTATCACTATGTTTATTCTCCTTATTTATATCCTTGTAGAAATCTGAAATATATAAATAATAGATAATTGGAATTATAGAATTCTTAGCACGAAGAGAATGATTATTAAATGATAATGATTTAACCAATTGAAAACTTTCTTTTATGCACAATGTTATTTTACTCCAATCTAACTTGATTTTACTTATAGTATCATTATCAAAATTTTTTAATGCAAACCTAATATCGGTTCCAACTAAAACTAAACAGGTTTTTAAAATAAAATCTTGATCTATTGTAAAGCCAAATTCTCTTATTTGTCTAATGACATTATCCAATTCTTCTCTTGCTCCCTTACTTGATTGACCAATCTCCCATGAAGCAGTTATTATAGACATCAGTAAATCTGCAAATGATAATTTAGTACCGCCTGAATTTGTTCTTATGAATTCATATAATATCTTATCAAAATCTTGCTCTTGTTCCAAAAAATAATTAATGATTGGTTTTTCGTTAACAAGTTTATATAGTTTTAACAATGTTTCTCCAGGAAAACCAGAAATATCTAAATTTTCTTTAGTTAGATATGTAATTACATTGTGCTCACTTTTAAACTCTAATATATTACCAACTTCAAACCAAAAGCATTCAATTTCTTTACTATTACCATTTTCATCAGAAATTTGTTTAACTCTCGATATACTCTCATCTTTATGCTCATTCTGAATTAAAAATAAAAAATCGTATACTTTTTTTTCCTCATGGTTCTCAATAGGAGATAGAATATCTAAAAATAATTTTCGTGTTGGATAATTCACTTCATCTTCATAATATATTTTTTTATTATAAACATAATGCCTGTATGCATAGCTTCCTTTTAATCCTATATATAAACTATTTAATCTTTGTTGACCATCAATAACCGCTTTGAAATTTTTATATCCTTTAGTTTTTCTTTCATGATTGTTACCTCCCTGATATTCAACGTATTTTTTAAGAAAATCATAAAAACGAAATTGATTTTTAATACTATCTTCTTCAACTTCCCAAAACATAAATGTATTAATTGGATAGTCTTGCATTATAGAATCAAATAAAAATTCAATTTGAATTGGATTCCAAACAAATCTTCTTTGTATTGATGGTAATAAAAAATCTCCCGAGTCAATTTTATCAATTGCATTTTTTATTGTTATAGCTTTTTCTAATTCGTTTGCCATTTTTATTATGTCTTAAAAAATAATAATTTATATGTAATT
This window encodes:
- a CDS encoding DUF3375 domain-containing protein; translated protein: MADISQILNTLNTSPSVGLLRLRNREMIIEFLVRTFINKQSSISTENIHSQLADFLEGQRIEIDEESEINFFDTYEEKAKKYIQNWTNNGFLTNYPDEQGEVFYELSSHSSKTIDWLASLKKEEFVGTESKFNNILNQLKELVEFTNEDAEKRIQLLEEKKLEIEQQIQRIKIGEDVKVFEEFEIVPRFNQLNQSAKELLSDFKEVEDNFKEITKGIYQKHADGSLSKSDILEFTFDALESLKESQQGKSFYAFWSFILNPDLQHKWESLTKDLYTTLEEKSIPISDTFLIGMKRHLHSSGQKVYKANDKMAEKLSRIIRENESSKSEATKKIIQDIKKQLVEISKSKKKPDISFELETATEINIPFERKLTKEQSEEVTYTNRPKIANEDITLSNQLGRLFSQSNIDKELLRKRIKDILSEKSQTTLLDVVENYGGLEKGLPELFGYIGIVKEFKHVINPDKTQSIIFDADNRKQIKIPEIILTK
- a CDS encoding DUF262 domain-containing protein — translated: MANELEKAITIKNAIDKIDSGDFLLPSIQRRFVWNPIQIEFLFDSIMQDYPINTFMFWEVEEDSIKNQFRFYDFLKKYVEYQGGNNHERKTKGYKNFKAVIDGQQRLNSLYIGLKGSYAYRHYVYNKKIYYEDEVNYPTRKLFLDILSPIENHEEKKVYDFLFLIQNEHKDESISRVKQISDENGNSKEIECFWFEVGNILEFKSEHNVITYLTKENLDISGFPGETLLKLYKLVNEKPIINYFLEQEQDFDKILYEFIRTNSGGTKLSFADLLMSIITASWEIGQSSKGAREELDNVIRQIREFGFTIDQDFILKTCLVLVGTDIRFALKNFDNDTISKIKLDWSKITLCIKESFQLVKSLSFNNHSLRAKNSIIPIIYYLYISDFYKDINKENKHSDNKKLIKQYLNISLLNKLFGGSSDGFLIKLKKVITDNGISDFPLANFKTTFKGTSKSFNIDDEKLDTILRTSYDNLDSFYILSILFPKFNFEFKNPNVDHLHPKSQFNYETYSLLNADQIVFYNNHYNTVLNLGLLSEEQNKSKNKSPLKDWIDKQLVFSETIKDHLLIPENTSLDFNNFEEFINNREIKLKQIIKENIV